The Streptomyces sp. NBC_00459 DNA segment GTCGTCGGTCCAGTGCCGGTGCCGCAGGGTGTTGCGGATGGCCTCGGCGACATCCACCTCGTCGGCGTTCAGTTCTGCCGCGCGGGCGTCGAAGCGGGAGATCTCCATCAGGTCCTCGACGAGCACGGCGAGCTTTCCGGTCTCCGAGCTGACCAGCCGGACCGCCCGGGCGGTGTCGGCGTCCAGGCCGTCCGCGTCCTCGTCGAGGACCCCGGTGACGGCGAGCATCGCGGCGAGGGGGGTGCGCAGTTCGTGCGAGACGTCGGAGGCGAAACGGCGGGCGCGTTCCTCGGCCTCACGCAACTCCCTTACAGAACACTCCAGTTGGCCCGCCGACTCGTTGAAGGTGCGTGCCAGGTCGGCCAGTTCGTCGCTGCCTCGCACCGGAATCCGGGTGTCGAGTCGGCCGCTTCCCATGCTCCGGGACGCCTCGCGCAGTTTCCGCACCGGGCGCAGCACGCTGCGTGCGGCGATCAGGCCGGGGATCAGCGCGACGGCCAGGCCCGGCAGGGCGCCGTCCCGGGCGGCCGTGAGGAGGGCGTCGACGTTGACCTGCTCATCGGTCATCCGCATGACGGCGTACAGGACGAGTCCGCTGGGCAGCACGCTGTTCGGGCTCGCCTTGAAGACCATGGGCATGGCGATGGTCAGATAGGGAACGCCGTCCTTGACGACCCGCTCGAAGCTGCCGTGGGGGTCGGCCCGCGCGGCGCGGCGCAGTCCGGGCGTGATGACGGTGGAGACGGGGTTCTCGCCCGAGGAGGCGCGGATCGAACCGTACTCGGCGAACACCACCCAGGGGTGCGGCTTGCCCTTGCGGGCGATGTCCCGCAGGACCTCCTCCATGCCCTCGGCCTGTACGGGCAGGTCGAAGGCCGTCTGCTGGACCTGGTCGCGGAACGACGTGACCGCCGTGTCCTGAGCGGTCTGCAGCAGCGCGGTACGGGCCTCACGGTAGGTCAGCGCGGACGTCGTGCCGGCGCTGACGCCCGCGACCAGCAGGAAGGCGAGCAACAGCCGCGTACGCAGGCCGAACGCCCTGATCCGCGACCGGTCGTCGGCGGCGGGAACGCCCTGTCCCGCCTCCTTGCCGCGGCGCGGTGGAGCAGGGCGGGCACCGGTGGTCACAGCGGCCCGAAGCGGTAGCCGAAGCCCCGCAGTGTCTGGACGTAGCGGGGGCTGCCGACCTCGTCCTCGATCTTGCCGCGCAGCCGGGCGACACACGCGTCGACCAGCCGGGCGTCGGCGTGGTAGCTGTGGTCCCAGACGTGCTCCAGCAGTTGCTGCCGGCTGAACACCTGCTCGGGGGCGGCGGAGAGGTGCAGCAGGAGCTTGAGCTCGGAGGGGGCGAGCGCGACCGGCCGGCCGGTCTTGGTGACGGTCAGCCCACCCCGGTCGATGGTGAGTTCGCCGTAGACCTCGATGGCCGGACGCCCCGGGCCGCTGTCCTCGATGCGGCGCAGTACGGCACGGATCCGGGCCTCGATCACCTCGGGACGGGCGGGCTTGACGATGTAGTCGTCGGCGCCGGCCTCCAGGCCGATGACCACGTCGAAGTCGTCGCTGCGCGCGGTGAGCATGATGATCGGCAGCTGGCTGTGCTCGCGGACCCGCCGGCAGACCTGTACGCCGTTCATTCCGGGCAGCATCAGGTCCAGCAGCAGCAGATCGGGGCGGAACTCGGCCAGCGCGGCGAGGCCCGCCTCGCCGGTCGCGGCAGCCCGTATCTCGTGGCCGCGGCGGCGCAGACCGAGTTCGACCCCCTCGCGTACGGCAGGGTCGTCCTCGATGAGGAGCACGCGGGGCATCGGCGGTTCTCCCTAGGTGGTGGTCAGGTCCGGGTCCGTCTCCGGCGCAGGCCGGAGAGCAGCGCGTCGAGTTCGGTCAGGCGCAGCGGACGGGTGAGCAGGGCAAAGGTGAGGACGACGACAACCGCGCCGGCAGTTGCGGCGGCCGGGGCCCCCGCTCGTACCGCGCCCAGGGCCGCGAGGTGGCCCAGCGCGGTGGCGGGGACGGCGGCGAGCAGCAGCCGCGCGTGGGCGCCGACGGCGGACGACCGCAGCGGGTGGGCGACGGCGAGCCGGCGGCTCAGCACCAGGCCGGTCACCGCCCAGCCCGCGCACAGCGCGAGCGAGTACGCCGCCGCCATGCCCGTCACGGCCCAGCGGGCCGGCAGCAGATGTGCGGCGGCCAGGGAGAGTCCCGCGTTGAGGGCGACGATCACGAGGTTGAGCAGGAACGGCGTACGGGTGTCGGAGAGCGCGTAGAAGGCGCGGGACAGGACGTACTGACCCGACAGGGCGACGAGTCCCGGCGCGAAGGCCATCAGGATCCCGGCCATGGCGGCCGTGTCGTCGGCGCTGGTCCTGCCGTACCCGAAGACCAGAGCCATCACCGGCTGGGCGAGGGCGAACAGCGCGCAGGCGGCGGGGACGACCGCCGAGGCGCAGACGCGCAGGGCGTGGGAGACGTCGCGGCGCACGGCGGCGGTGTCCCCGTCGGCGGCTGCCGCGCTCATCCGGGGCATCAGCGCGGTCACCACGGAGACGGTGATGATGCCGTGGGGTACGACCCACAGGGCATAGGCGTTGTTGTACGCGCCGTATCCGGGGCCGCCGTCGAGGCCCGCGGTGGTGGCGAGGCGGGTGGTGACCCAGTACGCGGCCTGGTTGGCGAGGACCAGCAGCACCAGCCAGCCGGCCGAGCGCAGCGGGCGGGTCAGTCCGCTGCCGCGCCAGTCGAAGCGGGGCCGCCAGCGGAAACGGGCGGCGCGCAGCGCGGGGACGAGGGCGAGCGCCTGGACGGCGATACCGGCGGTCGTGCCCCAGCCGAGCACGGCGGTCCCGGCCGGGGTGAGCGTGTCTCCGCGCCCCGTGCCCGGAGAGAGGTACAGGGCCAGGTACAGGCCGAAGACGGTGATGACGACGACGTTGTTCAGGACCGGCGTCCACATCATCGCGCCGAACCGGCCGCGTGCGTTGAGGACCTGTCCGAGCAGCGTGAACAGTCCGAGGAAGAAGATCTGGGGCAGGCAGTAGCGGGCGAACGCGACGGTCATCGCCGCCTGGCCGCCGGTGTAGTCGGTGTACGCGTCGACGAGTCCGGGCGCCGCCCACACGGCGGTCACGGTGATCGCCAGCAGGGCCACGACGCAGACGGTGACGAGCCGGTCGGTGTACGCGGCACCCCCGTCGTCGTGCTCCTTGGCGGCCTTGACCAGCTCGGGCACGAAGACGGCGTTCAGTGAGCCGCCGAGGAGCAGCATGTAGACGATGGTGGGCAGGGCGTTGCCGACCGCGTAGCCGTCGGCGACGGGCCCGATGGTCCCCAGCGCCGCCGCGACCACGGCGGACCGGGCGAAACCGGTGGCCCGGCCGACGACGGATCCGACGGCCATGACGGCACTGCTGCGAGCCGTGCTGCTACTTGCCGTGCTGCCGCTGCTTGCCGTACTGCCGCCCGCCGTCGGCGGCGCGGTCGCCACGCTCGGCGTCCTCTGCTGTGGCTGTCGCTGCTTCATCGGCGGTTCAGGTACGCCTGGAAGGCGCGGTAGAGCGCGTGGTTGGCGCTGCCGCCCAACGGTCGCTCCCATTCACCCAGCGTCTCGACGACCTGTCCCCCGGTGCCGAGCTTCCATCGCAGCAGCCCGTACGCGCGTTCCTCGGGATCGAGGGTGGAGGGCACCCCCCGCATGTCGTAGACGTCGGCGCCCAGGGCGTGGGCGTCCAGCAGCATCCGCCACTGCAGGGCGTTGGAGGGCCGGACCTCGCGACGGTGGTCGGCCGAGGCGCCGGTCTGGTACCAGGCCCGGCGGCCCACCGTGATCATCGTGTGGGCGGCGAGGATCTCTCCCTGATGACGGGCGAGGTAGAGCTTCATCCGGCCTGGTTCCTCGGCGTTGAGCGCCGCGTACTGACGCTCGTAGTAGGCGAGCGAGCGGCCGAGCCGGAACCCGTCGCGTCGCTCGGTGATGCCCAGCAGCCGGTGGAACTCGGGGAGTTCGGCCGCGCTGCCCACCACCACCTCCACGCCCTCCTTCCGGGCCCGGCGCACATTGCGGCGCCA contains these protein-coding regions:
- a CDS encoding ATP-binding protein codes for the protein MTTGARPAPPRRGKEAGQGVPAADDRSRIRAFGLRTRLLLAFLLVAGVSAGTTSALTYREARTALLQTAQDTAVTSFRDQVQQTAFDLPVQAEGMEEVLRDIARKGKPHPWVVFAEYGSIRASSGENPVSTVITPGLRRAARADPHGSFERVVKDGVPYLTIAMPMVFKASPNSVLPSGLVLYAVMRMTDEQVNVDALLTAARDGALPGLAVALIPGLIAARSVLRPVRKLREASRSMGSGRLDTRIPVRGSDELADLARTFNESAGQLECSVRELREAEERARRFASDVSHELRTPLAAMLAVTGVLDEDADGLDADTARAVRLVSSETGKLAVLVEDLMEISRFDARAAELNADEVDVAEAIRNTLRHRHWTDDRIRVELPGGIRARLDPRRFDVVIANLVGNALRHGGTPVTVRLRTEERSPGSTVLITEVADSGPGIVPESLPRIFDRFYKVDAARTRSEGSGLGLAITLENVRLHGGTIHAGNRPEGGAVFTVEIPLHTEEAGG
- a CDS encoding response regulator transcription factor; this translates as MPRVLLIEDDPAVREGVELGLRRRGHEIRAAATGEAGLAALAEFRPDLLLLDLMLPGMNGVQVCRRVREHSQLPIIMLTARSDDFDVVIGLEAGADDYIVKPARPEVIEARIRAVLRRIEDSGPGRPAIEVYGELTIDRGGLTVTKTGRPVALAPSELKLLLHLSAAPEQVFSRQQLLEHVWDHSYHADARLVDACVARLRGKIEDEVGSPRYVQTLRGFGYRFGPL
- the murJ gene encoding murein biosynthesis integral membrane protein MurJ is translated as MAVGSVVGRATGFARSAVVAAALGTIGPVADGYAVGNALPTIVYMLLLGGSLNAVFVPELVKAAKEHDDGGAAYTDRLVTVCVVALLAITVTAVWAAPGLVDAYTDYTGGQAAMTVAFARYCLPQIFFLGLFTLLGQVLNARGRFGAMMWTPVLNNVVVITVFGLYLALYLSPGTGRGDTLTPAGTAVLGWGTTAGIAVQALALVPALRAARFRWRPRFDWRGSGLTRPLRSAGWLVLLVLANQAAYWVTTRLATTAGLDGGPGYGAYNNAYALWVVPHGIITVSVVTALMPRMSAAAADGDTAAVRRDVSHALRVCASAVVPAACALFALAQPVMALVFGYGRTSADDTAAMAGILMAFAPGLVALSGQYVLSRAFYALSDTRTPFLLNLVIVALNAGLSLAAAHLLPARWAVTGMAAAYSLALCAGWAVTGLVLSRRLAVAHPLRSSAVGAHARLLLAAVPATALGHLAALGAVRAGAPAAATAGAVVVVLTFALLTRPLRLTELDALLSGLRRRRTRT